A stretch of DNA from Brevibacterium ihuae:
CGCGCGGGGAAATGGTTCGCCTTCGAGCACTACGACATCGTGCCCGACATCATCACCTTCGCCAAGGGCGTCAACTCCGGCTACGTCCCGCTCGGCGGGGTCATCATGAACAACGAGATCTACGGCTCCTTCGCGGACCGCCCGTACCCCGGCGGTCTGACGTACTCGGGCCATCCCCTCGCCTGCGCCGCCGCGGTCGCGACGATCACGACGATGCGCGAGGAGAACATGATCGAGAACGCCGCGAAGCTCGGCGCGGAGATCGTGGGCCCGCGGCTCAAGGAGTTCTCGGAGAAGTTCCCGAATGTGGGGGAGACCCGCGGGGTGGGGATGTTCTGGGCGCTCGAGCTCGTGCGCGACAAGGAGACCCGCGAGCCGCTCGCGCCCTACGGCGGCGCCTCGCCCGAGGTCACCGAGATCGTCGGGAAGATCAAGGCCGGGGGCGTCATCCCGTTCAACAACTTCCACCGGCTCCACGTGGTGCCGCCGCTCAACATCTCCGCCGACGAGCTCAACGCCGGCCTCGACGTGTTCGAGCAGGTGCTCTCGGAAGCCGACTACTCCTGATTCGGATTGCGATTTCCGGCGGTTCCGTTCACAGGAGCCGCCGGAAATTGCACTCTCGGGGGTGGAAGCTCCGGGCTGGAACTCCGGGCCGGGTCGCTGGGCCGTGGGGTCGTCCTGCCGTCGGGTCGTCAGCGGTCGAGGTGGCCTGCGACGAGGCGCTCGGCGACCCCGGTGAAGAGCCGGACGCCGGCGCACAGGTCCTCGTCCGTCGTGTACTCGCCCTCGTTGTGGGAGATGCCGTCGACGCTCGGGACGAAGAGCATGACCGAGGGGACGACGTCCTTGACGTTCGTCGAATCGTGGCCGGCGATCGTCATCATCGGCCGGTGGCTGAGCCCGAGCTCGTCGGCCACCTCGCGCGCGAGCTCGACCCCGCGGGGATCGTAGGGGAGCAGCCCCCACGAGTGCGCGGTGTCCTTCTCGATCCGGACGTCGGCGAGCTTCTCGATCTCCGCGATCCGCTCGTGGAGCAGGGCGTCGGCCTGCTCCACGAGCGACTCGTCCGGGGAGCGCATGTCGAGGTGGAGGCGCACCTCGCGGGCGACGACCACCGGGGAGTTCGGCAGGATGACCATCTGCCCCACCGAGGTGTGCATGTCGGGGCCGAACCGGTCGGCGAGCTCGCGGGCGGCGACGACGAGGTGCGAGGCGCCGAGCAGCGCGTCGTGCCGGTCGGAGATCACCGTGGAGCCGGTGTGGGACTGGTCCCCGGTGACGATGAGGTGGTACTTCTGCGCGGCCCATGTCGCTTCGACGAGCCCGATCGTCACCCCCTCCTCGTCGAGGTGCCGGCCCTGCTCGATGTGGATCTCGGCGTAGGCTGCGGCCTCGGGGCCCTCGCCGG
This window harbors:
- a CDS encoding M20 family metallo-hydrolase — its product is MPYSQLTADQLDAEVLADFRELSRFGETPRGGVDREALTAPDVEQRAWLTRWLTERGFTVEFDRVGNQFGLFTWTPGAPYVMLGSHLDSQPLGGKFDGAYGVLAAAQAAWRVVRRIEETGETPRHNIAVVNWFNEEGSRFQPSMMGSGVYTGKLDADAVLKTVDLAGVSVAEALEAGGSLGTGEGPEAAAYAEIHIEQGRHLDEEGVTIGLVEATWAAQKYHLIVTGDQSHTGSTVISDRHDALLGASHLVVAARELADRFGPDMHTSVGQMVILPNSPVVVAREVRLHLDMRSPDESLVEQADALLHERIAEIEKLADVRIEKDTAHSWGLLPYDPRGVELAREVADELGLSHRPMMTIAGHDSTNVKDVVPSVMLFVPSVDGISHNEGEYTTDEDLCAGVRLFTGVAERLVAGHLDR